The Comamonas sp. lk genome contains the following window.
GAGCAGGCCCTGAAAGACAGCGGCGCGACCGAAGCAAGCCTCCAACGGGTGTCTGCCCTCATCATGGCCACCTGCCATACAGCAGCCCCCTCTGACGACGACGCCAAGCTGCTGGTGGACATAGACCTGGCCATTCTGGGCGCCAGCCCCGAGCGCTTTGCCGAGTACGACCGCCAGGTCGCCGCCGAATATGCCTGGGTGCCCAGGCTGGTCTATGGCTTCAAGCGCAAGCAGGTGCTGCGCAGCTTTCTGGAACGCGATTTCATCTATGCCACGCCGCACTTACATCAGCGACTGGAGCAGCAGGCGCGCAGCAATCTGCAGCTGGCCACAGGTGGCTAACAGGA
Protein-coding sequences here:
- a CDS encoding N-methyl-D-aspartate receptor NMDAR2C subunit, coding for MHTESDIPQALLFQSSWQRSWAALNLSPPDDLQQRLLAAYAEPQRHYHTQQHLAECLAHFDAVWEQAQRPGELAIALWFHDAVYDIKDKDNELRSAQWAEQALKDSGATEASLQRVSALIMATCHTAAPSDDDAKLLVDIDLAILGASPERFAEYDRQVAAEYAWVPRLVYGFKRKQVLRSFLERDFIYATPHLHQRLEQQARSNLQLATGG